The following is a genomic window from Trueperaceae bacterium.
ACGCCTTCTCCGGGCATCTCCTGATTCTGAGCCGAAGCGGCGCCAGCAAGTGCGATAGACGCGGCCAGGATCGAAACGAGCAGAGATCTCTTCATTCTTGCCTCCAATTCGGACGGACGTAGTTGCGGTCGCTTCTGCCACCGGCACGGATGACACGAAAACCAACATGAGCGTTAGGAGCGCATATTGATTGCGTGGCTAAACCCTAACGCGACTCCCGTGTGGGGCGTGCAAGCCCGATTACAAAGGGAGCCTGGATCACAATCTGCTGCCGCAGCGCCGTCAGCTCGCCCTCCGCCTCTCCGGGGGCTTGCCCAGCCCCTGGGTGATGCGGTCGAGAACGATGGCCAACAGGACGATACCGAGTCCTCCGATCCCCGCCAGCCCGACGTTGAGCGTGTTCAGCCCGCGGAAAACAGGATTGCCCAGGCCCCCTGCCCCGATGAGGGCGGCGATGACCACCATCGACAGCGACAACATGATGGTCTGGTTCAATCCCGCCATGATCGTAGGCATGGCCAGCGGCATCTGGACCTTCCAGAGGATCTGGTTGGAGGTGGACCCGAAGGCGGTAGCCGCCTCGATGGCATCCTCCTGCACCTGCTGGATCCCCAGTGCCGTCAGCCGGATGAGTGGTGGCATGGCGAAGACGATCGTGGCGATGACTCCCGCCACGGTACCGATGCTGAACAGCATCACCACCGGCACCAGGTAGACGAACGCCGGGGTGGTCTGCATGACATCGAGGATCGGCCTCACGAACGACGCCACCGCTTCGCTGCGGGCCGAGAGTATCCCCACGGGGACGCCCACGACCACGCAGAAGACGACGGCACTTATGACCATGGCGAGGGTGGTCATGGTATCGCCCCAGAGGCCCAGGAAACCGACCAGGGCGAGCGACACGGCGGTGAAGAGCGCGACCCGCCAACCCGCTGTACGCCACGCCAGCAGAGCGAAGATCACCAACATCACCAGTGGCGGCACCCAGTGGAGCACTACGTTCACTCCGTCGAGCGTCCACTCGATAGGCAGCTTCATCGTCTGGAACTCATCTCGGAAGTTGGTTACCAACCAGTCGACGGCTCCCTGTATCCAGTCGTCGAGCGGGATCAATCGCTCATCGAAGATGTTCAGGATGTTCATCTGACAACCCTCTCCGTCATGTTCTGCTTCGGCGCCGACTCCTTCACGGGAGCCCGCTTGTCAAGGATCCCCTGCACCAGTTCGCGCTCGCCGACCACCCCGATGAGACGTTCTCCCTCTACTACCAGGGTCGGCAGAGTCGTGTAGGTACGGCCGTGGAGGATCTCCCGCAAGGTCGCGTCCGGACGACAGACCAACGCCTTCGACTGGGAACGCACTTCCGGCATAGGCTCCTGCAGCACCTCATCCAGTCGCCGCAACTCGGCCCGCTTCCCGCCGTTCTCGACTCCGAGGAGCGTTCCGTCACCCGAGACCGAGATGCGGACGCTCGGGAAGCCCTTCCTCGCGTACGCCGCCACTCGGTCATCAGCGGAGACCTGTTCGAATCGCGGCCCCGGCAAGGGCTGAGCTACGGTGGCGGCCGTGATGACACCCGTCGAGTCGGCGTGCTCGACGAAGTCGGCCACGTACTTGGTGCGCGGGTTCACGATGATCTCCTCGGGCGCCCCCACCTGCACGATCCGGCCGGCTTCCATGATCGCGATATGCGACCCCAGACGCAGTGCCTCGTCGAGGTCGTGGGTGATGAAGAGCATCGTCCTATGAAGCTCCTCCTGGATCCTCAGCAACTCGTCCTGCATGTCGACCTTGATCAGCGGATCGAGAGCACTGAACGGCTCGTCCATCAGCAGCAGCGGCGCCCTGGTCGCCAGCGCGCGACCAAGCCCGACCCGCTGCTGCATGCCGCCGGAGAGCTCGTCCGGGTAGCTGGCGCCCCAGCCGCTCAGGCCCACCAGGTCCAGTATCTCGCCGGCCGCCCGGCGGCGTTCCTCGACCGGGACCCCCTGCACCTCGAGGCCGTAGGCGACGTTGTCGAGAACGTCCCTGTGGGGGAAGAGGCCGAAGCGCTGGAAGACCATGCTCATGTGTTGCTTGCGCACCTCGCGCAGGCCCGCCGCGTCCAGGGCCGTCACGTCTAACTCTCCGTCTTCGGTCTGCAGCACGATCCTTCCCGAAGTGGGCTCGATGAGCCTGTTGACGCACCGAAGGAGAGTTGACTTGCCGCTGCCCGAAAGCCCCATGATGACGAAGATCTCGCCCCGCTCGAGTCCGAAGCTCACGTCCTGGACGCCCACCACCTGGCCCGTCAGCTCGTGGATCTCGTCCTTGCCCTTGCCCTGCTGGAGCAGCTCAAGAGCCTCCTCCGGCCTGTCGCCGAAGACTTTGTAGACACTCTCGGCTCGTATCAATTCTGGACCTACTCTCTAGATCGAACCGGAACGAACGGCGGCCCGCGCGCCGACTGTTACGGCGCGGCCACCGGCATCGTTCCATCTGCACCTGCGAAAGACCGCCGTGCAGCGCTCTTTGGTCAGTTACCTTAGCAGGCCAGGCAACCCGATAGCCAAGGCGCGCCCACCATCTGCAGCTACACCCCCCTCCCACCGACTACAGGAAAAGCGTGCTGGACTCTATTCCAACACGCCACGAGGTCGGGTATACGGGTACGGGCGGCCGGGCCGCGACTCCACCATGTATAATGCACGCTGCTCGGGAAGAGAGGCCGGCACGTCGCCAGCGCCCTCGGGCAATCTGGCACCGAAAGTTGGAGCAGGTGTCACGCTCACGCGGCGAGGCAGGGTCCGCAGTCGCTACTCGAGTCGGGTTACGGCCGCACCGCTTCCTACCGGTCATGGCGTTCGCTGGTTCCGAGCGCCACTTGGGTTGAGCGAGTGGTTGCCGGCTGAGGAGACCTTTCACCGGTCAGGCGAAGCCGAAGGCGCCGAGAGCCTTCACGCCTCCCAGCGAGGGGCCCCGAGCAGCGATCGGCCAGGGGGACCGGACTAGGCGTGGGCAGTGCAGCGGGACGGTTCCGAGGCCCGAGAAGACGAGCGGCTGCCGGCGTATCGCCGGTGACGGCCGCAAGCAGCGGCCGAGTCGAAGTTCTGGACCATGACGAAGGAGATCGGATGAAGATCGAACTACGACAGAGATTCGCCAAGTTGGTCGGAGCGGCACTCCTGGCGGTGACGCTGGCGGCCGGAGGAACCGCGCTGGCGCAGGATTGCGGTGGATACCGCGACCAGATCGTCCTCGCCGAAGGTGACTGGGACAGCGTGCTAGTGCACAACGCCATCGCCAGTTTCATACTGGAGGAGGGGTTCGGCTGCGATACGCGTGCGATTCCCGGCTCCACCATCCCCACCCAGCAGGGCATGATCCGCGGCGACATCGACCTCATCATGGAGGTCTGGATGGACAACCTCCCGGACTTCACGCAGGAGGCGTTGGACAACGGTCAGATAGTCAACCTGGGCGTCAACTTCGGAGACGGCCAGCAGGGCTTCTTCGTCCCGCGCTACGTGATCGAGGGTGACGCCGAGCGTGGCATCGAACCGATAGCACCGGACCTGCGCACGGTCGAGCAGATCGCGCAGTACGCCCACCACTTCCGTGACCCGGAACAGCCCGAAAAGGGCCGCTTCTTCAACTGCATCATCGGGTGGGTGTGTGAGGAGATCAACACCGCCAAACTGGAAGCTTACGGGCTGAGCGACGATTTCACGAACTTCCGACCGGGAACTGGCGCGGCGCTGGCCGCTTCTATCGAGCGCGCCTACGTCCAGGGGGAGCCCTGGTTCGGCTACTACTGGGGACCGACCTGGGTGCTCGGCAAATACGACATGGTGCAGCTCGAGGAACCCGACTACACCGAGGAGTGCTGGAACCAGTTGATGAGCCACCTCGATAACCCGGAGACGGCCTGCGCCTATCCGCCGTCGGTCGTCAACATAATGGTCAACTCCGAGTTCGCCGAGAACGCTCCCGCGGCCGTGATCGAGTTCCTGGAGTCGTACGAGACCACGAGCCAGCAGGTCAGCGACCTGCTCTCCTACATGCAGGAGAACGATTCGCTTCCTCGGGACGCCGCCATGCAGTTCCTGGAGTCGGAAACCGACACCTGGACCTCCTGGCTGCCCGACGAAGTGGCCCAGCGCGTGATGGAAGCGCTCTGAGGCCGTCCCATCCAGAACCGTGCCGAGGGCGGCCCGAGTGGCCACCCTCGGCGAACCGGAACCGAGAGGTGGATGA
Proteins encoded in this region:
- a CDS encoding glycine betaine/L-proline ABC transporter ATP-binding protein, which codes for MIRAESVYKVFGDRPEEALELLQQGKGKDEIHELTGQVVGVQDVSFGLERGEIFVIMGLSGSGKSTLLRCVNRLIEPTSGRIVLQTEDGELDVTALDAAGLREVRKQHMSMVFQRFGLFPHRDVLDNVAYGLEVQGVPVEERRRAAGEILDLVGLSGWGASYPDELSGGMQQRVGLGRALATRAPLLLMDEPFSALDPLIKVDMQDELLRIQEELHRTMLFITHDLDEALRLGSHIAIMEAGRIVQVGAPEEIIVNPRTKYVADFVEHADSTGVITAATVAQPLPGPRFEQVSADDRVAAYARKGFPSVRISVSGDGTLLGVENGGKRAELRRLDEVLQEPMPEVRSQSKALVCRPDATLREILHGRTYTTLPTLVVEGERLIGVVGERELVQGILDKRAPVKESAPKQNMTERVVR
- a CDS encoding ABC transporter substrate-binding protein, yielding MKIELRQRFAKLVGAALLAVTLAAGGTALAQDCGGYRDQIVLAEGDWDSVLVHNAIASFILEEGFGCDTRAIPGSTIPTQQGMIRGDIDLIMEVWMDNLPDFTQEALDNGQIVNLGVNFGDGQQGFFVPRYVIEGDAERGIEPIAPDLRTVEQIAQYAHHFRDPEQPEKGRFFNCIIGWVCEEINTAKLEAYGLSDDFTNFRPGTGAALAASIERAYVQGEPWFGYYWGPTWVLGKYDMVQLEEPDYTEECWNQLMSHLDNPETACAYPPSVVNIMVNSEFAENAPAAVIEFLESYETTSQQVSDLLSYMQENDSLPRDAAMQFLESETDTWTSWLPDEVAQRVMEAL
- a CDS encoding proline/glycine betaine ABC transporter permease — translated: MNILNIFDERLIPLDDWIQGAVDWLVTNFRDEFQTMKLPIEWTLDGVNVVLHWVPPLVMLVIFALLAWRTAGWRVALFTAVSLALVGFLGLWGDTMTTLAMVISAVVFCVVVGVPVGILSARSEAVASFVRPILDVMQTTPAFVYLVPVVMLFSIGTVAGVIATIVFAMPPLIRLTALGIQQVQEDAIEAATAFGSTSNQILWKVQMPLAMPTIMAGLNQTIMLSLSMVVIAALIGAGGLGNPVFRGLNTLNVGLAGIGGLGIVLLAIVLDRITQGLGKPPERRRAS